The following are from one region of the Leptospiraceae bacterium genome:
- the pstC gene encoding phosphate ABC transporter permease subunit PstC, with protein MAENKESSGNLLTQAVSCGDRSKVFSRFGQRPSYSFKERAIRYTLRSFSWITIGVTLFIITILFWDAIELFRQYSIFDFLTGTKWEPFGESKKLGILPLVSGTLMIAIGASVISLPLGFGTAVYLTQYASKQMDRFMTPIIEILSGIPTVVFGYFALFAITPFLQKIFNKVELFNATSASIVVGISCIPLVSSISAEAIRAVPLSIRNAAYAVGMNKFNVVTKVIVPSAISGIIASFILAFARAVGETMAVTLAAGASPNMEWNYFIGIQTMTAFIVQISLGDTPAGSMEYYTIYAVGLMLFLITFVFNMIATTIIKRYREIYK; from the coding sequence ATGGCAGAAAACAAGGAAAGCTCAGGCAACTTATTAACACAGGCAGTTTCCTGCGGTGATCGATCTAAGGTATTTTCCCGATTTGGTCAAAGACCTTCTTACAGCTTTAAAGAAAGAGCAATTCGTTACACATTGAGATCCTTTTCCTGGATTACGATTGGTGTAACTCTTTTCATTATAACGATTTTATTTTGGGATGCTATAGAGCTTTTTAGGCAATATAGCATTTTTGATTTTCTGACGGGAACTAAATGGGAGCCTTTTGGTGAATCTAAAAAGCTCGGCATATTACCGTTAGTCTCTGGCACTCTCATGATAGCGATTGGTGCCTCTGTTATTTCCTTACCACTAGGATTTGGAACAGCAGTTTATTTAACTCAATATGCAAGTAAGCAGATGGATCGTTTCATGACTCCAATCATTGAAATTCTTTCCGGTATACCAACTGTAGTATTCGGATACTTTGCATTATTCGCAATCACTCCCTTCTTACAAAAAATATTTAACAAAGTAGAATTATTCAATGCTACCTCTGCTTCCATTGTAGTGGGTATTTCCTGTATACCGCTCGTGTCTTCGATTTCAGCAGAAGCAATTCGAGCAGTTCCTCTTTCCATTCGAAATGCAGCCTACGCCGTTGGAATGAACAAGTTCAATGTAGTAACCAAAGTCATTGTTCCCTCTGCCATTTCCGGAATCATTGCTTCTTTTATCTTAGCATTTGCTCGCGCGGTGGGAGAGACGATGGCAGTAACGTTAGCCGCCGGAGCTTCCCCTAATATGGAATGGAATTATTTTATCGGGATTCAAACAATGACAGCATTTATCGTTCAGATTAGTCTCGGCGACACTCCTGCGGGATCAATGGAATACTATACCATTTACGCTGTTGGATTGATGTTATTTTTAATCACTTTCGTATTCAATATGATCGCAACTACGATTATAAAACGATACAGGGAAATCTACAAATGA
- a CDS encoding PstS family phosphate ABC transporter substrate-binding protein produces the protein MNKLTILILISIALTFGNCGKKSNKVQADGSSTVYPITSAAAEEFGKQGSGIQVTVGISGTGGGFKKFCNNETDISDASRYIKEEEITSCAGKNIEFIELPIGYDGLSIVLNKENDWAKELTIEDLKKIYQKDGYAKTWKELNPKWPDIEIKAFAPGQDSGTFDYFAEEIVKKKDNFRQQGVSFSEDDNTIVTGVAGTKGGIGFFGVAYYENNKDKLSLAKVVNPKTKEAIEPTFENIKSNTYAPLSRPIFIYVKVASTTAESVDKFIKFYLDNAAKFTKETGYIPLPDSIYDKVKKRYSDKVKGTIVKSKEDKHKPLAELY, from the coding sequence ATGAATAAACTTACAATTTTAATTCTAATTTCCATTGCTTTAACTTTTGGAAATTGTGGAAAGAAAAGCAATAAAGTACAAGCAGATGGTTCTAGCACAGTCTACCCAATTACTTCGGCTGCTGCAGAAGAGTTTGGTAAGCAAGGAAGCGGTATTCAAGTTACCGTTGGTATTTCTGGAACTGGCGGGGGATTTAAAAAGTTTTGCAATAACGAAACCGATATCTCAGACGCTTCTAGATATATCAAAGAAGAAGAAATCACATCTTGCGCAGGAAAGAACATCGAATTTATTGAGCTACCAATTGGTTATGATGGACTATCCATTGTATTAAACAAAGAAAACGATTGGGCAAAAGAATTAACCATTGAAGATTTAAAGAAAATTTATCAAAAAGATGGTTATGCAAAGACTTGGAAAGAACTAAATCCAAAATGGCCTGATATAGAAATTAAAGCATTTGCTCCAGGACAAGACTCTGGAACTTTCGATTATTTTGCTGAAGAGATTGTTAAGAAAAAAGACAACTTCCGTCAACAAGGTGTAAGCTTTAGCGAAGATGACAACACAATCGTTACCGGTGTTGCTGGAACGAAAGGTGGAATCGGGTTCTTCGGAGTTGCTTATTACGAAAATAACAAAGATAAACTTTCTCTAGCAAAAGTAGTAAACCCAAAAACCAAAGAAGCAATTGAGCCTACTTTCGAGAACATCAAAAGCAATACCTATGCTCCTTTATCTCGACCAATTTTTATCTATGTAAAAGTAGCTTCTACTACAGCAGAAAGTGTGGATAAATTTATCAAATTTTATCTAGACAATGCAGCCAAGTTCACAAAAGAAACTGGATACATTCCTTTACCAGATTCTATTTACGACAAAGTAAAGAAAAGATATTCTGACAAAGTAAAGGGCACGATTGTAAAATCCAAAGAAGACAAACACAAACCTCTAGCAGAACTTTATTAA
- a CDS encoding SpoIIE family protein phosphatase, protein MELELQRQPNIFADFKGDKRPIFSAYECGKLAVTLPALEKENKFFLINQYLRFQTLHEEYMANDELDFLPVFDTDSNEIIGYTMRQKILAALSKGPFSKELLLRPEVTVQSVYDKRVLCIDAYTNLSETSYLLMQREEDIRFDPFIITVDGYFYGICSIQKILDGLNSFLEKDMSFCEVSQLKMMLETNKNFKQESNMSVDYKVNCLHGPGGDYVGTFSLSPNLSLFVHLDVCGKGLKASNVVMVIGTMLKTWVEMEKQEDLTHFKLSERLSHLNRLSYNLTPDEMYATGVFVLYDKLNQTIEVFDYGHGFIWLKRKNKVARLSEYMEDSQADKIDKMPFFAINEDLQLQSKKFKVKPGDFIFVCTDGIVEQKNIYKEEFGTTHIKKVLKEFDGKNPAELNDLILEEWEDFRKHYKIMDDYSILSIAI, encoded by the coding sequence ATGGAACTAGAACTTCAAAGACAACCGAATATATTCGCAGATTTTAAAGGGGACAAGAGACCCATTTTCTCAGCCTATGAATGCGGCAAACTAGCAGTAACCTTACCAGCATTAGAGAAAGAAAATAAATTCTTTTTAATAAACCAATACCTTCGCTTTCAAACACTGCACGAAGAGTATATGGCAAACGACGAGCTAGATTTTCTTCCTGTTTTTGATACAGACTCAAATGAGATCATAGGCTATACGATGCGCCAAAAAATACTAGCGGCATTGAGCAAAGGTCCTTTCTCTAAAGAACTACTGCTGCGTCCAGAAGTAACAGTGCAAAGTGTTTACGACAAAAGAGTTTTGTGTATTGATGCTTATACAAACCTTTCGGAGACTTCCTACTTACTAATGCAAAGAGAGGAAGATATTCGATTCGATCCATTTATCATTACAGTTGATGGATATTTTTATGGAATCTGCTCGATTCAAAAAATTCTAGATGGATTGAATAGTTTTTTAGAAAAAGACATGTCGTTTTGTGAAGTCTCTCAATTAAAAATGATGCTTGAGACAAATAAAAATTTTAAACAGGAATCAAATATGTCAGTTGACTACAAAGTAAATTGTTTGCATGGACCGGGAGGAGATTATGTAGGAACTTTTTCTTTGAGCCCTAACCTTTCTCTTTTTGTTCATTTAGATGTCTGCGGCAAAGGGCTAAAAGCCTCTAATGTAGTCATGGTGATTGGAACTATGCTTAAGACCTGGGTTGAAATGGAAAAACAAGAAGACCTAACGCATTTTAAATTATCCGAAAGGCTTTCGCATTTGAATCGACTAAGTTATAATCTTACTCCGGATGAAATGTATGCGACAGGCGTATTTGTTCTTTATGATAAGTTAAATCAAACGATTGAAGTATTTGATTATGGACACGGATTTATATGGTTAAAAAGAAAAAATAAAGTAGCTAGATTATCCGAATACATGGAAGACTCACAGGCTGACAAAATTGATAAGATGCCTTTCTTTGCTATCAATGAAGACTTGCAATTACAGTCTAAAAAATTCAAAGTCAAACCCGGAGATTTTATTTTCGTTTGCACAGATGGAATCGTCGAACAAAAGAATATTTATAAAGAAGAGTTCGGAACAACGCATATAAAAAAAGTATTAAAAGAATTTGATGGCAAGAACCCTGCCGAGCTAAACGATTTAATTTTAGAAGAATGGGAAGATTTTAGAAAGCATTATAAAATCATGGATGATTATTCTATTTTGAGTATTGCGATATAG
- a CDS encoding SpoIIE family protein phosphatase, with product MYLLFGLVPLDYFINFSLYDPVSVYTRWISAVISLPASVHLILFFLYFPEIKKPKAAKPILYAGWVITLCVWGYYVFATIQAPKVYNFSGHYWDFDADPVQEFLGILVFVSVLGFIVTALWRIYNAHGKDVWVLSALLLSAMVVTVIPSVANILSRRGMIERGTFFGYFALLVMLGTFSLIVVYINNKKDKSSFMTKIIGISLVTFFMVLQAVGYFSIRDRESTFDELKAKDVSLILHQISNPEDLRYVKYYSIEKDYFLSNAITTETNFDLTEMKIEMINSFYYDSISKLESSDKTKESDEKVISILDNMPTYLEAYKISILDAQRISKEQNTEFKMGKYSVDLEKKLCVKRKEITNLPENNFKTLLNTYLETKNEIYFQPFKKSMLSYLQRSKSEGKELKNEVLWFISVMRPSLSRFYRTDLKTGEHFVSYFYSDLKYQRMYEVGFKYLSFRNYIHTTSLRYTLVILTVVCLVIFGFRLFLYGALIQPLDSLMAGVTKVNKGDYHVRIPISVSDELGFLGKSFNRMVRSIRGAKSRLLRHAGELEAKVKDRTSELVTTIGEIQELKTHQDGDYFLTSLLIKPLSKNNNKSERVHVEFMISQKKKFQFRSYKEEIGGDICVSYNITLRNRPMSVFLNADAMGKSMQGAGGALVIGAVFQSIIQRTKYSNEMQAEYPEKWLKNTFVELHKVFESFKGSMLVSILMGLVEDDTGFMYYVNAEHPYTILYRDGKADFIEKSSLLRKLGTIDMQSSVFVQTFQMQPGDIILSGSDGKDDVFLGTNPEGGRIINDEETWILKKVEEGKGDLKKIYTSISQSGELTDDLSLLRVEYDSHVMDFVIDLDMEEVDAMLLEAKEFQNRKGHPKAIEILENAYKKSRNHIQLNKTLINLHLHAGNFRRAAKLAESFSENYPNEFDYIYIASFAYKRAALFEKALEAADRLKLRYPDMLKNLTNLAEIHFFLKDYKKSLEMVRRALKQDPENIRALLTKKKLTALNVK from the coding sequence GTGTATTTGCTTTTTGGACTTGTTCCCCTGGACTATTTTATCAATTTTTCCCTGTATGATCCTGTTTCTGTGTATACTCGCTGGATAAGTGCTGTCATTTCCTTACCTGCGTCGGTACACTTGATTCTGTTTTTCTTGTATTTCCCTGAAATTAAAAAACCGAAAGCAGCAAAGCCAATTTTATATGCTGGTTGGGTAATCACTCTTTGCGTTTGGGGTTACTATGTATTTGCCACAATACAGGCACCAAAGGTTTATAACTTTTCAGGACACTATTGGGATTTTGATGCCGACCCGGTGCAAGAGTTTTTAGGGATACTCGTGTTTGTTTCGGTGTTAGGCTTTATCGTAACTGCACTCTGGAGAATTTACAATGCTCATGGCAAGGATGTATGGGTATTATCCGCGCTCTTATTGTCCGCAATGGTAGTCACTGTAATTCCTTCTGTTGCTAATATCCTGAGTCGTAGAGGGATGATTGAAAGAGGGACTTTCTTTGGATACTTCGCCCTTCTTGTAATGCTTGGAACTTTTTCTTTGATTGTAGTTTATATCAATAACAAAAAAGACAAATCTTCTTTCATGACCAAGATAATAGGTATTAGCCTCGTTACTTTCTTTATGGTGTTGCAGGCGGTTGGTTATTTTTCTATACGGGACAGAGAATCTACATTTGATGAACTGAAAGCAAAAGATGTTAGTTTGATATTGCATCAAATCTCAAATCCAGAAGACTTACGATATGTGAAATACTATAGCATCGAGAAGGATTATTTTCTTTCGAATGCAATTACAACAGAGACTAATTTCGATTTAACCGAAATGAAAATCGAGATGATTAATTCTTTTTACTATGATTCAATTTCTAAGCTTGAAAGTTCTGATAAAACAAAAGAATCCGATGAAAAGGTAATTTCCATTTTAGACAATATGCCTACTTACCTCGAAGCATATAAAATTTCTATCCTAGATGCACAAAGGATTTCAAAAGAGCAAAACACCGAATTTAAAATGGGTAAGTATAGTGTTGACCTGGAAAAAAAACTTTGTGTGAAGAGAAAAGAAATTACAAACCTTCCCGAAAATAACTTTAAGACTTTACTGAATACCTATTTAGAAACAAAGAATGAAATTTACTTTCAACCATTCAAGAAAAGTATGCTCTCTTATTTGCAAAGGAGTAAATCGGAAGGGAAAGAGCTTAAAAATGAAGTGTTGTGGTTTATTTCCGTTATGCGTCCCTCTCTTTCTCGATTTTATAGAACAGACTTAAAAACGGGTGAGCATTTTGTTTCTTATTTTTATTCTGATCTAAAGTATCAGAGAATGTATGAAGTAGGATTTAAATATCTTTCTTTTAGAAATTATATTCATACAACATCTCTGCGTTATACGCTTGTTATCCTTACGGTAGTTTGTCTTGTAATCTTTGGATTTAGACTTTTTCTTTACGGTGCTTTGATTCAGCCACTCGATTCTCTGATGGCGGGTGTCACAAAGGTTAATAAAGGAGACTATCATGTTCGAATTCCGATTTCCGTTTCTGATGAGCTTGGATTCTTGGGCAAATCTTTTAATCGAATGGTGCGATCGATTCGTGGTGCAAAATCAAGGCTTTTGCGTCATGCAGGCGAGCTAGAAGCAAAAGTAAAAGATAGAACTTCTGAGCTTGTGACAACGATAGGAGAAATCCAAGAACTAAAAACACACCAGGATGGAGATTATTTTTTAACTTCTCTTCTGATTAAACCTTTGAGCAAAAATAATAATAAGAGCGAGCGAGTTCATGTAGAGTTCATGATTTCGCAAAAGAAAAAATTTCAGTTTAGATCTTATAAGGAAGAAATTGGTGGAGACATCTGTGTATCCTACAACATAACACTGCGTAACCGCCCGATGAGTGTTTTCTTAAATGCAGATGCAATGGGAAAATCTATGCAGGGAGCAGGCGGGGCACTTGTAATTGGGGCAGTGTTTCAATCTATCATTCAAAGAACAAAATACAGCAACGAAATGCAAGCGGAGTATCCGGAGAAATGGTTGAAGAATACATTTGTAGAATTACACAAAGTATTCGAAAGCTTTAAAGGCTCTATGCTTGTTTCTATTCTAATGGGTCTTGTAGAAGATGATACTGGCTTTATGTATTACGTGAATGCCGAGCATCCTTATACAATTCTTTACAGAGACGGAAAAGCTGACTTTATCGAGAAGAGTAGTCTACTTCGTAAACTTGGAACGATTGATATGCAAAGCTCTGTATTTGTGCAAACCTTTCAGATGCAGCCAGGCGATATTATCCTCTCAGGCTCCGATGGAAAAGATGATGTATTTCTAGGAACCAATCCAGAGGGAGGAAGAATTATTAATGATGAGGAAACCTGGATATTAAAAAAGGTAGAAGAAGGGAAGGGGGATCTGAAAAAAATCTACACTAGCATTTCACAGAGCGGAGAGTTAACGGATGATTTGTCGCTACTTCGTGTAGAGTATGATTCCCATGTGATGGACTTTGTAATTGATTTGGATATGGAAGAAGTTGATGCAATGCTCCTTGAAGCCAAGGAATTTCAAAACAGAAAAGGACATCCAAAAGCAATTGAGATATTAGAAAACGCATACAAAAAAAGTCGCAATCATATTCAGCTAAATAAAACCCTAATCAATCTTCATCTACATGCGGGAAATTTCAGACGAGCAGCAAAACTAGCGGAAAGTTTTTCAGAGAACTATCCAAATGAATTCGATTACATATACATTGCCTCTTTTGCTTACAAACGTGCGGCACTCTTTGAAAAAGCACTCGAAGCGGCAGACCGGCTAAAGCTTCGTTACCCCGACATGCTTAAGAATCTAACTAATCTGGCAGAAATCCATTTCTTCTTAAAGGATTATAAAAAATCCCTGGAGATGGTTCGCCGCGCATTAAAACAAGACCCAGAAAACATTCGCGCCCTCTTGACTAAAAAGAAATTAACAGCTTTGAACGTGAAGTAG
- a CDS encoding HigA family addiction module antidote protein → MKKIPPIHPGEILSEEFLIPYGITAAVLAREIKVTPIRISQILKGKRSITVDTALRLSFFFGNSPEFWLGLQTHFDIETAKDKMKKVNFNIRPLKKVA, encoded by the coding sequence ATGAAAAAAATTCCACCTATTCATCCCGGCGAAATTCTGAGTGAAGAATTTCTCATTCCTTATGGAATTACTGCGGCTGTCCTTGCGAGGGAAATCAAAGTTACCCCCATTCGAATCAGCCAAATACTCAAAGGCAAACGATCGATTACCGTTGATACGGCACTCAGACTTTCTTTTTTCTTTGGCAACTCCCCTGAGTTCTGGCTTGGGCTTCAAACTCATTTTGATATAGAAACGGCAAAGGACAAAATGAAAAAAGTAAATTTTAACATTCGTCCTTTGAAAAAAGTTGCCTAG
- a CDS encoding prepilin-type N-terminal cleavage/methylation domain-containing protein, with product MIPFESRIQMKINNIRRGFTLIEISIALAIAASAIVFTFSLISKGLSLQRQAVTLTNAVFLAKIKMAQIDASPKLETTSSKGDIPGYEGYRFETEIKEEELDLLKLSEQGGEKKKKANPDDLLGTNANSKMDDLLKKRGKTTGSKTGGIIKVFRIKVSIFFPSGYGEKVYTAETLKSSTF from the coding sequence ATAATACCTTTCGAATCAAGGATCCAGATGAAGATAAATAATATTAGACGCGGCTTTACTTTGATCGAAATTTCCATTGCACTTGCCATTGCTGCAAGTGCGATAGTGTTTACATTTTCTCTTATCAGCAAAGGCTTATCTTTACAGCGACAAGCGGTTACTCTTACGAATGCGGTGTTCCTAGCAAAGATCAAAATGGCACAAATAGATGCAAGTCCTAAACTAGAAACAACGAGCTCCAAGGGAGACATACCGGGTTACGAAGGATATCGATTCGAAACAGAAATCAAAGAAGAGGAACTGGATTTATTAAAACTCTCCGAGCAGGGGGGAGAAAAGAAAAAAAAAGCGAATCCAGACGATCTACTCGGCACAAATGCAAATTCTAAAATGGATGATCTCTTAAAGAAAAGAGGAAAGACGACCGGCTCAAAGACGGGTGGGATAATCAAAGTTTTCCGCATCAAGGTAAGCATATTCTTCCCCTCCGGTTACGGCGAAAAGGTATATACCGCTGAGACTCTAAAATCGAGCACTTTCTAA
- the pstA gene encoding phosphate ABC transporter permease PstA translates to MKNEFNKTKAKYAIFGVLFQTFCLAANFSVILFLVILLGDILIQGYSTLNWNFLTSYPSRFHDKAGILAAIVGTFYMMLLTALISVPLGIGAAIYLEEYAKETRFIRFVKLNIQNLAGVPSIIYGILGLTLFVRFMDLGRSLIAASLTMALLILPIITIASQEALRAVPQSFRLAGYGLGLTRWQVIQHQVLPMVATGMSTGVILALSRAIGESAPLVMVGALTYVAFLPSGLLDSFSVLSIQIYNWSSFPQKEFHALAASSIIVLLAMLFVLNVIAIGLRIYFQNKIRGINR, encoded by the coding sequence ATGAAAAACGAATTCAACAAAACGAAAGCCAAATACGCTATTTTCGGAGTATTGTTTCAAACCTTCTGTCTTGCGGCTAACTTCTCAGTCATTCTATTTTTAGTCATTCTATTAGGTGATATTTTAATTCAAGGGTATTCTACTCTCAATTGGAATTTTTTAACTAGCTACCCTTCTCGCTTTCATGACAAAGCAGGAATTCTAGCTGCCATCGTCGGAACTTTTTATATGATGCTTCTCACTGCATTAATTTCTGTTCCATTAGGAATTGGGGCGGCGATTTATTTAGAAGAATATGCAAAAGAAACTCGCTTCATTCGATTTGTAAAATTAAACATTCAAAATCTTGCGGGTGTGCCTTCTATCATTTATGGAATTCTTGGTCTTACTCTGTTTGTAAGATTTATGGATTTAGGAAGAAGCTTAATTGCTGCTTCTCTTACGATGGCTTTATTAATTCTTCCCATCATAACAATTGCATCGCAAGAAGCGTTACGCGCCGTACCTCAATCTTTTCGATTGGCAGGATATGGTCTTGGTTTAACAAGATGGCAAGTGATTCAACACCAAGTTCTACCAATGGTTGCAACCGGAATGTCAACGGGCGTAATACTCGCATTGTCAAGAGCGATTGGAGAATCTGCTCCTCTTGTAATGGTGGGAGCATTAACCTATGTTGCCTTTCTTCCTTCGGGACTACTCGATAGCTTCAGTGTATTATCCATTCAGATTTACAATTGGTCTAGCTTTCCACAAAAAGAATTTCACGCATTGGCGGCATCTAGCATTATAGTTTTACTTGCGATGCTATTTGTCCTCAATGTAATTGCAATTGGACTTAGAATATATTTTCAAAACAAGATACGCGGTATCAACAGATGA
- the pstB gene encoding phosphate ABC transporter ATP-binding protein has translation MTAKFGVTIGEKSTDEKTPVTIHCENVDIFYGDYPAITDLNLDIEESKITALIGPSGCGKSTFLRSLNRMNDFIEGSRVTGKILLKGEDIYAPGIDPVEIRLRVGMVFQSPNPFPKSIYENIALGPRLNGYTGNLNELVETALQKSYLWDEVKDKLKQNAYSLSGGQQQRLCVARAIAMQPEILLMDEPTASLDPISTSKIEELIVELRKDYSVIIVTHNLQQAARIGDTTCLFYHGKLVEKGTTEEMFNNPKEKLTKDYLNGRFG, from the coding sequence ATGACTGCAAAATTTGGTGTAACAATTGGAGAAAAATCTACGGATGAAAAAACTCCTGTAACAATTCACTGTGAAAATGTAGATATTTTCTACGGTGATTATCCTGCGATAACTGATTTGAATTTAGACATTGAGGAATCCAAAATCACGGCACTCATTGGACCTTCTGGTTGTGGCAAAAGCACTTTCCTAAGATCACTCAATCGAATGAATGATTTTATTGAAGGTAGCCGCGTAACAGGAAAGATACTTTTAAAAGGTGAAGATATTTATGCTCCCGGAATTGATCCTGTAGAAATTCGTCTACGTGTGGGAATGGTTTTCCAAAGTCCAAATCCTTTTCCAAAATCAATTTACGAAAACATAGCACTCGGTCCAAGATTAAATGGATACACAGGAAATTTAAACGAGCTAGTAGAAACAGCCTTACAAAAATCCTATCTATGGGATGAAGTAAAAGACAAACTAAAACAAAATGCATACTCTTTATCAGGCGGACAACAACAAAGACTTTGTGTAGCTCGCGCCATTGCGATGCAGCCAGAAATTTTACTAATGGATGAGCCAACCGCTTCTCTAGATCCAATTTCTACTTCTAAGATTGAAGAATTAATTGTTGAGTTACGAAAAGATTATTCTGTGATTATAGTAACGCATAATTTACAACAAGCCGCACGTATCGGAGACACTACCTGTCTTTTCTATCATGGGAAATTAGTAGAGAAAGGAACTACAGAAGAAATGTTCAATAATCCAAAAGAGAAGCTAACAAAAGATTACCTCAACGGTCGCTTCGGCTAA
- a CDS encoding type II secretion system protein: MKIPKRKIRSGMTLIEIIVVISILGLLMALMVSSISGLIRPSSKDTSDKMKAGLYYAYQTAIISNQTVLFDIDMEKNKYTASKLVRSDEGLKEKKVLEVFLPSNNRVVNVTDLRGVKYETGHLVIPFTHDGVAGDYNIHLGEDANTITKSVLLYRYNGKIVVKNGDVNRSSGAGQDNTFRIKDPDEDK; this comes from the coding sequence ATGAAAATCCCAAAAAGAAAAATCAGAAGTGGTATGACCTTGATTGAAATCATTGTAGTTATTTCCATTCTTGGACTACTAATGGCTTTGATGGTGAGTAGTATTTCTGGTCTCATTCGCCCCTCTTCTAAAGACACATCCGATAAAATGAAAGCGGGACTTTATTACGCCTATCAAACTGCGATTATATCTAATCAAACTGTCCTATTTGATATTGATATGGAAAAAAATAAATACACTGCATCGAAGTTAGTTAGATCAGACGAAGGTCTCAAAGAAAAAAAAGTCTTAGAAGTTTTTCTTCCCTCTAACAATCGAGTTGTGAATGTGACTGATCTTCGCGGAGTAAAATATGAAACCGGTCATCTAGTGATTCCATTTACACATGATGGAGTGGCAGGAGATTACAATATCCATTTAGGTGAAGATGCAAATACAATTACTAAATCCGTATTGCTTTACAGATACAATGGAAAAATTGTAGTGAAGAACGGAGATGTAAATCGTAGTTCCGGAGCAGGTCAAGATAATACCTTTCGAATCAAGGATCCAGATGAAGATAAATAA
- a CDS encoding prepilin-type N-terminal cleavage/methylation domain-containing protein has product MKQNKRRKGMTLIELSIVVAILGVIFSGIFGAYYAALKISRDSDPRGGTTRKEIFFALENLRSTFSQVFYVQGHKRLIFEAKTESTTGGRADSVVFAANHTNSEETGNPSVREVGYFLRQMCDDCEYYYLMRREDEMVDADPRHGGTEHMILSHVRSFQLKYSQRGDKWQDDWSSADLKKIPKLIRIELIALVGDTELKYETLAYPGVFFK; this is encoded by the coding sequence ATGAAACAAAATAAAAGACGAAAAGGTATGACACTAATCGAGCTTTCGATTGTGGTTGCGATTCTCGGTGTGATATTCAGTGGAATCTTTGGAGCTTATTATGCTGCCTTAAAAATATCTAGAGACTCAGACCCCCGCGGAGGAACTACACGAAAAGAAATATTCTTTGCCTTAGAAAATCTTCGCTCTACTTTCTCGCAAGTATTCTATGTTCAAGGTCACAAACGACTTATCTTCGAAGCAAAAACAGAAAGCACTACGGGTGGCAGAGCGGATAGTGTAGTATTTGCCGCTAACCATACAAATTCAGAAGAAACTGGAAATCCTTCTGTGAGAGAAGTCGGTTACTTTCTAAGACAGATGTGCGATGACTGTGAATACTATTATTTGATGAGACGAGAAGACGAAATGGTGGACGCAGATCCTAGACATGGAGGAACAGAGCATATGATTCTTTCTCATGTGAGAAGTTTTCAATTGAAGTATTCTCAGAGGGGAGACAAATGGCAAGACGATTGGAGTTCTGCTGATTTAAAAAAGATTCCCAAGCTAATAAGAATTGAACTGATTGCATTAGTAGGCGATACAGAGCTTAAATACGAAACCCTCGCCTACCCCGGTGTATTTTTTAAGTAA